A stretch of the Porifericola rhodea genome encodes the following:
- the cysN gene encoding sulfate adenylyltransferase subunit CysN, whose translation MNQESTKEVNEQYLNMDLLRFTTAGSVDDGKSTLIGRLLYDSKAIFEDQMDAVQRASLGSGDENINLALLTDGLRDEREQGITIDVAYRYFATPKRKFIIADTPGHIQYTRNMVTGASTANLAIVLVDARHGVVEQTCRHAFIASLLRIQHLVLCINKMDLVDYSEEAFEKIKADFEDFSSKLDIPDIRYIPISALKGDNVVHKSENMPWYEGSSLLYALENVQIASDYNFIDSRFPVQRVIRPQSDKFHDYRGYGGRVAGGVFKPGDDVIVQPSGLTSKIKSIETMDGKQEEAYPPMAVSLTLEDDIDITRGDTICKPDNQPTVGQDIEVMLCWLNEKKLQPGGKYAIKHTTKDARCIVKEVKYKVNINTLHRLEDDKEIGLNDIGRVLIRTTSPLIYDSYKKNRTTGSMILIDEYTNETVGAGMII comes from the coding sequence ATGAACCAAGAATCAACAAAAGAGGTAAACGAACAATATCTAAATATGGACCTGCTGCGCTTTACTACAGCAGGAAGTGTGGATGACGGAAAAAGTACCCTGATCGGAAGGTTACTTTACGATAGCAAAGCGATCTTTGAAGATCAGATGGATGCAGTGCAACGTGCCAGCTTAGGAAGTGGTGACGAAAACATTAATCTTGCCCTTCTTACCGATGGTCTTCGTGACGAAAGAGAGCAGGGAATTACAATTGATGTTGCTTACCGTTATTTTGCTACGCCAAAGCGCAAATTTATTATCGCCGACACTCCCGGCCATATTCAGTATACCAGAAATATGGTTACAGGAGCATCTACTGCCAACCTTGCTATTGTGTTAGTAGATGCCCGCCACGGTGTAGTAGAACAAACCTGCCGCCATGCTTTTATCGCTTCTCTCCTACGTATTCAGCATTTAGTCTTGTGTATTAATAAAATGGACCTGGTAGACTATAGCGAAGAGGCGTTTGAAAAAATCAAAGCTGACTTTGAAGACTTCAGCTCCAAATTGGATATACCAGATATTCGTTATATTCCTATTAGCGCACTAAAAGGAGATAACGTAGTGCATAAGTCGGAGAACATGCCTTGGTACGAAGGCTCCAGCTTGCTGTATGCTTTGGAGAATGTACAAATTGCCAGCGACTACAACTTTATAGACTCTCGCTTTCCGGTACAAAGAGTAATCCGCCCGCAGTCTGATAAGTTTCATGACTATCGTGGATACGGAGGCCGTGTAGCTGGTGGAGTATTTAAACCAGGTGATGATGTAATAGTACAGCCATCGGGTCTTACTTCTAAAATTAAATCTATAGAAACTATGGACGGAAAGCAGGAAGAAGCTTATCCTCCAATGGCAGTTTCTTTAACTTTGGAAGATGATATAGACATTACCCGAGGAGATACCATTTGTAAGCCTGATAACCAGCCTACTGTAGGTCAGGATATTGAGGTAATGCTATGCTGGTTAAATGAGAAAAAATTACAACCCGGTGGCAAATATGCTATTAAGCATACGACCAAAGATGCCCGCTGTATAGTAAAAGAAGTGAAATACAAAGTCAACATCAACACTCTACATAGACTGGAAGATGATAAAGAAATTGGCTTGAACGATATCGGAAGAGTTTTGATTCGTACTACTTCTCCCCTTATCTATGACAGCTATAAGAAGAACAGAACTACCGGAAGTATGATTCTGATAGATGAATATACCAACGAAACAGTTGGAGCTGGAATGATCATCTAA